From a single Streptomyces rubradiris genomic region:
- a CDS encoding ABC transporter ATP-binding protein has protein sequence MKTTPDNSGDVRLSGISKTYGSFTAVHPLDLTVPEGSFFALLGASGCGKTTTLRMIAGLEEPTTGTVRLGDQDVTRLPPYKRPVNTVFQSYALFPHLDIFENVAFGLRRRGIKSVKKQVEDMLELVQLGEQARKKPHQLSGGQQQRVAVARALINHPKVLLLDEPLGALDLKLRRQMQLELKRIQTEVGITFVHVTHDQEEAMTMADTVAVMNGGRVEQLGAPADLYENPRTTFVANFLGTSNLIEAEVDTRGGDDLVLKAGDAKLVLPGARCTAPTTAGGKVLVGIRPEKISLTHADDAGEIPAGRNRLTGKIADASFIGVSTQYVIDSPVCAGLSVYVQNVERDGRLVPGADVVLHWSPAHTFGLDAAQAIDAGTEEEVAA, from the coding sequence ATGAAGACGACACCAGACAACAGCGGCGACGTCCGCCTCTCCGGAATCTCCAAGACCTACGGCTCCTTCACCGCCGTACACCCGCTGGACCTGACCGTGCCCGAGGGCTCCTTCTTCGCCCTGCTCGGCGCCTCCGGCTGCGGCAAGACCACCACCCTGCGCATGATCGCCGGTCTGGAGGAGCCCACCACGGGCACGGTCCGGCTCGGTGACCAGGACGTCACCCGCCTGCCGCCGTACAAGCGGCCGGTCAACACGGTCTTCCAGTCCTACGCCCTCTTCCCGCACCTCGACATCTTCGAGAACGTCGCCTTCGGCCTGCGCCGGCGGGGCATCAAGAGCGTGAAGAAGCAGGTCGAGGACATGCTGGAGCTGGTCCAGCTCGGCGAGCAGGCGCGCAAGAAGCCGCACCAGCTCTCCGGCGGCCAGCAGCAGCGGGTCGCCGTGGCCCGCGCCCTGATCAACCATCCCAAGGTGCTGCTGCTGGACGAACCGCTCGGCGCCCTCGACCTGAAGCTGCGCCGCCAGATGCAGCTGGAGCTCAAGCGCATCCAGACCGAGGTCGGCATCACCTTCGTCCACGTCACGCACGACCAGGAGGAGGCCATGACCATGGCCGACACGGTCGCCGTGATGAACGGCGGCCGGGTCGAGCAGCTCGGCGCTCCGGCCGACCTGTACGAGAACCCGCGCACCACCTTCGTCGCGAACTTCCTCGGCACCTCCAACCTGATCGAGGCCGAGGTGGACACCCGCGGCGGCGACGACCTCGTGCTCAAGGCGGGCGACGCCAAGCTGGTGCTGCCCGGCGCCCGGTGTACGGCCCCGACGACGGCCGGCGGCAAGGTGCTGGTCGGTATCCGCCCGGAGAAGATCTCGCTCACGCACGCCGACGACGCGGGGGAGATCCCGGCCGGCCGCAACCGTCTGACCGGGAAGATCGCCGACGCCAGCTTCATCGGCGTCTCCACGCAGTACGTCATCGACAGCCCGGTCTGCGCCGGCCTGTCGGTGTACGTGCAGAACGTCGAGCGCGACGGCCGGCTGGTGCCCGGCGCCGACGTGGTCCTGCACTGGAGCCCGGCCCACACCTTCGGCCTGGACGCGGCCCAGGCCATCGACGCGGGCACCGAGGAAGAGGTCGCCGCCTGA